One Coprobacter fastidiosus genomic window, AATAATTTTGTAATCAGAAATCTTAACAAAAAAAATAGAAAGCTATGGATCACAAATTTTTCCGGGAAAAAGGAGTAAACGATGTTTCATGTATAACCGAAACAACTACTGAGCTTTTCTCACATTCTTGCAAAAATAGTACTATACTGATTTTTTCTGAACTTATAACAGTAAATAATTAAATAAGAATCACTATGAGAAATAAAATTTTATATACGTTTATTGCATTAGTTATAAATATCCCTTTTATTATGGCACAAGAAAAAATCAAACAAACGGCCGGACGTGATCAATTGGGAGAATTTGCTCCTAAATTTGCAGAACTTAATGACGATGTTCTTTTCGGTGAGGTGTGGAGTCGTACTGACAAACTCGGGCTACGTGACCGGAGTCTGGTTACGATCACATCCCTTATCAGTCAAGGTATTACAGATAATTCTCTGATTTTCCATCTTCAATCAGCAAAGAAAAATGGAATTACACGAACTGAAATTGCCGAAATTATCACTCATATCGGCTTTTATGCAGGTTGGCCAAAAGCTTGGGCTGCCTTCAACCTCGCAAAAGAGGTATGGGCAAAAGACAGTGTCGGCAACGACGCAAAAGCCAAATTTCAGCGTGAAATGATTTTCCCTATTGGAGAGCCAAACACCGCATACGCTCAATATTTTATAGGTAACAGCTATCTTGCTCCTATTTCACGCGAGCAGGTAAATATATCCAATGTTACATTCGAACCTCGTTGCCGCAATAACTGGCATATCCACCGTGCAACAGATGGTGGTGGACAAATGCTCATCGGAGTAGCCGGACGTGGCTGGTATCAAGAAGAAGGGAAACCGGCAGTAAAAATTCTTCCCGGAACAATTATTCATATTCCCGCGAATGTCAAACACTGGCACGGAGCTGCATCCGATAGCTGGTTTGCCCACCTTGCGTTCGAAATTCCCGGTAAGGATGCTTCCAACGAATGGCTTGAACCTGTTTCAGATAAAGAATATGAAAAACTTGACCGGTCGGAATAAATTCTAAGAGCCTGTCTAAATCTTGTTCGGATCAAGTTTGATAGAAATCCGCATGAATAGTCGGTTTTTCTCTTGAGATACTGTATAAAAAGTCATATAGGGGAAAAGAGAGTAAAATTTTGTTAATTAGTAAGAAGCAATTACTTACGGTTATCCAAATCCAAGAGATATAATACCGGAGACTACAACTCCGCAGCCAAAGTTTTCTGTTCAACAACATAGAAGACTGGATTAGCAGAGATAATCAGTATACGCCTGATAGATTTGTTAATAGACAAATTTATCAGGCGTATTCCGATAAATACAGTATAATACAACCGGTAATAATGCGACAGGACGTAAGGCCTATTCGCCCGAACTCTACTTTTACGATTACTTGAACCGAATAGGTTGTGAAATAAAAGCTTGTACAGTCCAAAAGGGGTATTCCTGTTTTCATTCCTATTTTAGAATGAAAACAGATGAATTATTATTTGTTTTTGAGTTTTTATACAATCTCTCAAGAGAAAATTAAATGGTGTGTTGTTTCATTTGGCTGAATACTTTATTAAACTTTAAAACGAAGAGTGAACCGACTACCTTTTCCCAATTCACTATCTACAGTCAATGTTCCGTTATGGGCTTCGACAAAATCTTTAGATATAGATAACCCCAAACCGCTACCTTGCACCTTTGTTCCGGGAACTCGGAAATAACGGTCGAATATGCTTTGATGATAACGGGGATCTATTCCCTTACCAAAATCTTGTACATAAATTTCCACAATATCGCCCTCTTGTTTCGCTCCGATAATTATACGTCCGTTTTGCGGAGTATAGCGTATTGCATTACTTAATAAATTCGTGATCACCCAAGCAATCTTTTCACTATCAACAAACAGCTTGCTGATCTTTTCTGGATATTCGACTTCTATCTGGCAACCGAATTTATCTGCCTGAACCTTATTTGCTTTTATCGCATATTCTATCAATTCTATCGGTTTTGTTATTTTAGGCATCAGTTGCAACCGGCCGGTCTCGACCTGAGTCATATTCAACAACTCTCCCGTGATACTCAAAAGCCGGTTACTATTTTCTTTTATGCTCTCAGAAAGTTGTTTCTGCTCATCATTCAGTTCTCCAACCCGATTGTCTTCTAATAGTTTAAGACTCATTAAAATCGCCGAAATAGGAGTCTTCAACTCATGAGATATAGTAGAGATAAGCGTTGTCTTTGCCGAATCCCGCTCTTTAAACTCCGTGATATTATTCAACAAAATAATATTTCCTATGTTCTTCTGTTCATTTTCACCGGCTTCAACAATCCGAATCGGAATATATTTTGCCTGAAAATAACTTTCTTTATTATCTGCATATATCTTCAGAGGTTCTTGTTTTTCATTCGGAGACACCAACTCTTTCACTAAACGACGAAGCAGATCATTTTTTAACGCAACTTCTGTTGCCGAACGATATAACAAATCACCTTTTTTCAAATGCAACAAATTAAGAGCTTCTTCATTGACAAATACAATCTGCATCTCTTCATTCAAACCTATAATAGGTTCTGTGATACTATTTACAATCGCCTCGATGTATTTTTTCCCCGACAAAATATCGGATATTGAACTATCATGAAACTCTTCAAGCCTTTCTGCCATTTTATTAAAAGAAGCCGCAACACCGCCGAACTCTACACCCAACCCAGTTGGTAGCCTTTTTTTATAATTCTGATCAGCAACTTCTTGAATTCCTTTGATCAACTCTTTTATCGGCTTAACGATATATTTAGGGAAATAGGCTAAAAGACCTATGGAAACCAAAATACAGAAAACGAACAAAACAGAAATCCATAATAGAGAGTTCTCCGCCGCCGCTTCCGCCATCTGGTTTTTATGAGAAATAGATATCATATTCAACTCCATGATACGATATAAATCGGCACGCATTTTCCCGATAGATTTTCGATCCAGATTCTTTTGATATTCTTCTAAATGCTCCTTCAAAATACGGGTTGCCTGCAATTCGTCTGTTTCTGTAATATTTTTCTCCTGCAACCTAAAATTTTCAATAAAAACATCTAAAGCGGCAGGATCTGAATCGATCTTTTCCAATGCCACAAGCATACTACGGGCATAATTCAGAGAATTATTATTCGCATCATAAATATTTCTTGAATTCCGGTCTAATTCATATACCGAACTTATGGCAAGCGTACCTAACATAAGAATCATCGCAAAAAGGATGCAAATGCCTAACGTAAGTTTATTTTTTATTCTCATACTCTTTCAGATTTTGAAATCCAAATCTAAGCCAAAATAATTAAATCTATATTGGAAGTTGATAAAAAGTCCACTAATTTTTTATAATTCATAATAGAAAAGATTGCCGAGAAAAAGGATAATTCAGGTTTTCCTATACAACATTTAGTAATATGATTATTTGCACATGTTTCTATAATTCCGTCTATTACATTTGACTTCTGCAACTGAATTACTTCTCCCCCAAGTTCCGTCGCCAATTTAAAATGATTCAACAAGTGACGCTGCACCGCCAGCGGAATTCTGTCGGCACTTTCTTTCGGTGTCTGAACATATAAAACCGAGAACTGCGTATTATGATGAATTGCCAACCGTGCAGCTTTCCGTATCAGCTTACGAGGTGTTTTTTCATTGGTACTAATACACACTAATATTTTTTCATGTCTTACTCCTACATTACCTACTACGACTTCATCTTCGACTTTTTTTGCGACACGCAAAGCGACCTCTTTCAATGCCAGCTCTCTCAATTGTAAAATATTATCGGCATTAAAAAAATGGGACAACGCCCACTCCACTTTATCCGAACGATATATCTTCCCTGCCTTCAGACGTGCCAAAAGTTCTTCTGCCGTCAAGTCTATATTTACGACTTCATCGGCTTCTTCCAAAACGCTATCCGGAATACGCTCTTTTACTTCTATTCCCGATATTCGCTGAATTTCATCGTTCAACGCCTCTATATGCTGGATATTAACCGCACTGATTACATTGATTCCCTCATCAAGAAGCTGAAGGACATCTTGCCACCTTTTTTCATTCAGGCTTCCCTCCACATTAGTATGCGCCAATTCATCGACGATTACAATTTCAGGACGTATCCGGATAATCGCTTCCACATCCATTTCTTCCAATTCCTTGCCTTTATAAAAGATTTTCCGACGTGGTATTACGGGAAGCCCTTTCAACTGTGCATCCGTATCTGTACGACCATGAGTCTCAACGTAACCGATCTGTACATCTACACCGCTTTCCAACAATTGGTGCGCTTCCTGAAGCATTCGATAAGTTTTCCCTACTCCAGCAATCATGCCGATATATATCTTAAACTTACCCCGTCTCGATTGCTTTATTAAATCTAAAAAATGCTGGACACTTTTTTCTTTATCCATCTCCACCGCTTTATAAAATACATATACCCCCGGTGTCGCTAATCACCGAGGGGTATAAACAAAACATATTTAAATAGAACAACACAACTTTATCATCGTATAGTAATCCCGAAAACGAAATGTACGTCTTCACGATTAGGATTCCAAATTACTTGCGTATAAACCGGCAAGGAAAAACGCTCATTAAAATGGATCTCCTTTGTCGCTTTCAATGACACATTCGTAACGGCAAAATCATCATTTTTATATTGTTCTGAACGCCAAGGACTACAACCGACGGCAGCATTCAACTGTACCCCCTTAACGGTAAAAGGATACCCGAATTCCATATAAGAAGAATAAGCGTTGACACGGCTACCATCAGAAATCGTCTTACGGTCACCTCCTGCAAACATCGTATACCAAGAAATACTTAACGGAAATTTCTCAACCGGAAGCGCATAGGACAATCCCGCTTCAAAAATATGATCTGTAGTGTGATTATCAAAATTGAAATAGTTATTTTTACCATTTTCTCGATCATTATAAATACCAGACTGACCTGCCCACCACAAATCGGCAACAGAAATAGTCAAACCGGCAATAGAATAAGCAGCCGTAATATCGGCTTCTTTATGACCTTGTCCTGTAAAATCGACACTACCCCATGCTGTCAGAGAAAACCCGGCTACTTGAAGACCTAATGTAGGCTGAACAGCAGCACCAGACTGGTACATACCCCTCCAAATATAAGAACTTACTAAATCTCCCTGTACATTAAAACTTACTCCTTTATTTTCTTCTTGTGCTTTGAGAACTACGGGAGATATAACACTCAACAATATAATTATAAACTTTTTCATTTCCAATTTTCTTATCTTTGATATATTCTATTATTAATATTAATTATTTATTTTGTTGGTCCAACGCAACGTTCAGTTTCAAGACATTTACTTTTGCCGTTCCGAAAAGTCCTAATAATGGAGCTTCGGTATTTTCCTCTACAATTTTACGGACCTTATCTTCTTGCATACCCCGAGCTTTTGCTACTCGTTTTATTTGCACTTCTGCACTTTGCGGTGTTATGTGAGGATCAAGTCCCGAACCGCTGGCTGTTACCATTTCTGCAGGTACTTCATTCCGTTTTAAATAAGGGTGATGCACCAAAAAAGTATCAATACGCACTTCTACTTCTTCGAGATATTCGGGATTTGTAGGACCTTTATTACTTCCGGCAGACGCATCTGCTGTATAATCGGCAGCAGAAGGACGTCCCCAAAAGTAAATATCCTTAGTAAATTTTTGTCCGACATTCGCCGCTCCAACGACTTTTCCATCCAACGTCACAACTTCGGCATTTCCGTTTCCCGGTCCTGCTACTTTGGCAAAAGCCCATAAAACGAAGATGTAGCATAAAGAAAAGAATACACAGAATACCAGCGTTATCTTTATCGATTTCCAAACTATTGATTTCATCTCTATCATTATTATTTAAAAGAATAAACTTACAAACATATCTATCAATTTAATTCCTATAAAAGGCACGATAATACCTCCAAGTCCGTATATCAACAGATTTCTGCGAAGAAGAGCGGATGCTCCTATTGGCTTATACGTTACACCCTTCAAAGCCAGAGGAATTAACGCCGGAATAATCAATGCATTGAATATCACTGCCGAGAGGATAGCCGTTTCAGGACTATGCAGATTCATTATATTTAACGCTGCAAGTTGCGGAATGGCAATCATGAACAGAGCCGGGACAATTGCAAAATATTTTGCCACATCATTCGCAATAGAGAAAGTTGTCAAAGTTCCACGTGTCATCAACAACTGTTTTCCTATCTCCACGATTTCTATCAATTTTGTAGGGTCGTTGTCCAAATCTACCATATTACCGGCTTCTTTAGCAGCTTGTGTCCCACTATTCATAGCAACACCGACATTAGCCTGTGCCAGAGCAGGAGCGTCATTTGTTCCGTCTCCCATCATTGCAACCAACTTGCCGCTGTTTTGCTCTTTCTTGATATATTCCATCTTATCTTCCGGTTTAGCTTCTGCAATATAATCATCAACTCCGGCTTTTGCTGCAATATATTTAGCTGTAAGAGGATTATCCCCGGTCACCATAACGGTCTTCACTCCCATTTTACGCAGACGTTCAAAACGTTCTTGTATTCCCGGCTTAATAATATCTTGCAACTCAATAACTCCTACTACTTTGCGATCTACACTGACAACCAAAGGAGTTCCCCCGTTACTTGAAATCACATTGACCAATTCTTCGGCATCTTTCGGGAATGTATATCCGGCTTGAGTAGTAATCGTACGGATTGCATCAAAAGAACCCTTTCTGATCTGCATACCGTCTTTCATATCTACTCCTGAACACTTTGTTTCGGCAGTAAACCGGATCATCCGTTCTACCATCATACCTTGTCTTGAAGCATTTACATCAAGCCCTTTACCTAACTCAACGATAGATTTGCCTTCCGGTGTTTCATCAGAAAGTGAAGAGAGCACACACCATGAAACAAATGTTTTAAAATCTACCGAAGCATCTGTACAATACATTTTCGTCGCTTTCCGGTTACCGATCGTTATCGTACCCGTTTTATCCAAAAGTAATGTGTCTATATCACCGGCAGTCTCAACAGCTTTACCTGATTTCGTAATCACATTAGCCCGCAAAGCACGATCCATACCGGCTATACCAATTGCAGAAAGCAATCCTCCGATCGTCGTAGGGATAAGACAGACAAACAGTGCGATAAGTGATCCGACTGCAATTGTAGCACCGCTATAATCTGCAAACGGTTTTAAGGTTACACAAACAATCACAAAAACAAGAGTAAATCCTGCCAACAATATAGTCAAAGCTATTTCATTCGGTGTTTTTTTACGAGAAGCCCCCTCAACAAGGGCAATCATCTTATCCAAAAAACTTTCACCGGGACGACTCGTCACCAAAACTTTTATAACATCGGAAAGGACCTTAGTACCGCCTGTTACAGAACTCTTATCTCCTCCGGCTTCACGAATGACTGGGGCACTTTCTCCAGTTATTGCACTCTCATCGATAGAAGCCAAACCTTCGATAATTTCCCCGTCTGCCGGAATAACATCTCCGGCTTCGCACAAAAAGATATCTCCTTTTTTCAATTCAGAACTCGGTACGACTTTAATTTTATCTCCAGACAACCTCTTTGCCGGAGTTTCCTCTCTTGTCTTTCTCAAACTATCGGCTTGAGCTTTCCCTCTTGCTTCGGCTATCGCTTCTGCAAAATTGGCAAACAGTAAAGTCACAAACAAGATTATAAATAAAGTCATGTTATACCCAAATGAACCCTGAGTAGGATCAACTAACGAATAGAACGTTATAGGCAACATTAATAGCGTAACGACTTCGACAGTGAACATGATCGGATTTTTAATCATCATGCGCGGATCGAGTTTTACGAACGATTGTTTTATACTTGCTAAAACCTGCTCTTTCTGAAAGAGCGAAGTTGAAATATTCTTTTTCATCTCAGACTCTTAATTAAATATATAAACTTAAATGTTCGGCAATAGTACTTAATGCGTGAACCGGGAAGAAAGACAGTGCTGCAACGATAAAGATAACGGCAAATGTCATAGCGCCGAATGTTGCAGTATCGGTTTTTAACGTTCCGGCACTTTCCGGAATATATTTCTTTTCAGCAAGCAATCCGGCAATTGCAACCTGTCCGACTATCGGAATAAAACGAGAAAGAATCAATACGATACCACAGGTATAGTTCCAGAACATCGTGTTATCTCCTAATCCTTCGAATCCTGAACCGTTATTGGCTGCACAAGAAGTATATTCATACAACATTTCACTCAACCCATGGAAAGACGGGTTATTCAACCAACCTCCTTCCGATTCTACAAAAGCCGGATTATGAACATATAAATAAGATGCTAAAGCTGTTCCTACCAGAATAACGAACGGATGAAGTAAAGCCACGATCGTTGCGATTTTCATTTCTTTGGCTTCGACTTTCTTTCCTAAAAATTCAGGAGTACGCCCTACCATAAGACCACTGATGAAGACTGCAATGATAATAAATACATAATAGTTCATAAAACCGACGCCGACTCCACCGAACCAAGTGTTGATCTGCATATTCAACATCTCGATCAATCCGCTCAACGGCATCGTACTGTCATGCATACCGTTTACCGAACCATTCGATGTTACAGTTGTGGTAACGCTCCAGAATGCTGTTCCGGCAGCACCCAAACGAACTTCCTTACCTTCCATAGCACCATTTTCCTGGGCTATTCCCATGTTATCGATTGCAGGATTCCCATTCATTTCGTAATAGGTATTAATACCTACCCCGACAATATAAGCAAAGAACATTACGGCAAAAATACTTGCTCCGAACTTTTTCCGTTTCAGATAAAATCCTAAAGCCCATATCATAGCCATCGGAATAATCAATATCGAACAACATTCGAAAATATTGGTCAAGAATGTCGGATTTTCCAACGGATGAGAGGAATTCACTCCGAAATATCCACCTCCATTAGTACCCAATTGCTTAATAGGAACAATTGCTGCGGCAGGTCCTTGCGAAACCATTTGTGTTCCGCCTTCTAATGTATTTACCTCCATTTTTCCGTCAAATCCCATCGGTGTTCCTTCAAGAATCAAAACAAAACCGACAAGTAAGGAAAGAGGTAATAAAATACGTGTACAACTACGTACCAAGAAATACCAGAAGTTCCCGATTGTTTTTGTCGTTTTTGCTGCCATCGCTTTCATTATTCCTGCCATTGCCGCCATACCGGTTGCCGCAGTTATAAATTGGAAAAGCATAATGACAAACAATTGTGTGAAATAAGTCAAACCGCTCTCTCCGCTATAATGCTGAAGATTACAATTTACCATGAAACTGATACATGTATTGAATGCCTGATCAGCCGTCTGGTTAGCATTCCCGTCCGGATTTAACGGCAGCCACTGCTGGGTACACAACAATATCATTCCCCAGAAAAACCAAACTAAATTTAAAACCAATAATGCTTTCAGGAATTGTTTCCAGTTCATTTCTTCTTTCGGATCAACCCCTACCAGCTTATAAATAAAATTTTCTACAGGAGTAAAGAAATCCCAACGACTTTTTTCTCCTTTATATACTTTTGCAATATGTTTCCCCAGCGGATAACTAAATACCAGCAAAATCACAATTTGCAAAACAGATCCTAATATTTCCGTATTCATTTCTATTAACTGTTACGAATTTTAAAACTTTTCGGGATTGACAAGCACATACATCAAATACCCAAACAAAACCAAACTAATAATAAATAAAATTGTGTACATAAAAACTCCTTTCTTTTCAGATTTTCTCAAACCAATCTATACACTTTAAAAAGAGCCAAAAACATGCAGCTCCACTTAAACACATAATAATAAATGATAGCACTTCATTCATATTGTCATTCTTTTTAATTAAACATGCCAGCTTTATAGCGAATGATGTGCCAAAATGGGAAGCAAAATACTACTATACTAAAAATGAACACTTTATATAATTAGGCTATTATAATAAACGGGGTGCAGCCTTTTCAAAATGAAAAGGCTGCACCCCGTTTTGAAAAATATAATTTCACTCTATAACCCGTACTCTTCTATCTTGCGATAAAGGGTAGTCAACCCGATTTTAAGTAATCGAGCCGCTTCGGTTTTATTTCCTTTAGTATATTCGAGAACACGAATAATATGTAGCTTTTCTATTGACGCCAACTCAAAATCAGAACATGAACTACTTCCGATACTCTTGTTTTCACTTATCTGTTGAATATCAATAGGAAGGTCTGTCGATGTCAGAATCTCCCCATTACAAACAATCATACTACGTTCTATTACATTCCTTAATTCCCGTACATTTCCATTCCATGTGTACCGACACAACACCTCATAAAAAGAAGAGTCGATCTTCGGAATCGACATACGTAGTTTCTCAGCGAATGATCGTATAAAACTATCTGCCAATAAAGGAATATCTTCGGGATGTTCTCTTAATGCAGGTAACTGTATCCGAAAAACCGACAGCCTGTAAAAGAGATCTTCCCTAAAACTTCCGTTTTCGATTTCTTGTACCAAATCCCTGTTGGTTGCAGCGATGACCCGGACGTTTACTTTCGTCGGCTTCGTTTCCCCAATCTTTATATATTCTCCTGATTCTAAAATACGAAGTAATTTTGCCTGAAGATCATATGCCATCTCTCCGATCTCATCTAAAAAGATAGTACCATTATCAGCCTCTTCAAATAAACCTTTTTTATCCTTTAATGCCCCGGTAAAAGCTCCAGCTTTATACCCGAACATTTCACTTTCCAATAATTCTTTACTAAAAGCGGAACAATTGACTGCAACAAAAGACTTCTTATTTCTCAAGCTATTTTTATGTATTGCTTGAGCAAACACTTCTTTTCCCGTTCCGGTCTCTCCGGTCAACAATACCGGAACATCGGTCATACTTACTCTCTTGGCCAAAGATACCGCATCTGAAAGCAAACGGGAACTTCCGATAATAGAGTCAAACGAATATTGTCTCTCATCCATTCGGTCTTCTTTATTTACCGACTTATTTTTAGCGGCTTTTTCCGAAGCTTGACTCAATAAAGGTATAATCCGGTTATTATCATCCCCTTTGGTTATATAATCGAATGCACCGTTTTTAATCGCCTGTACACCATCAGAAATATTACCATGTGCCGTCAACAATATCACCTCCGACATAGGAAACTCTTTTTTCAGACGGACAACAAAGTCTACGCCATTCCCATCAGGAAGAAAAACATCACACAACACGACGTCCGGGACAGCTCTTTTCATTTCGGATAAAGCTGTTTTGCAGTCGGCAGCCTGATAAATTTCATAACCTTCTAATTCGAGCATTCTTGCCAATAGCTTCCGTATCTGGTCTTCATCATCGACAATCAATATCTTACCCATCTTTTTTATAAAATTATCTTATAGCCTATTTAAGTTTTACGATAAAGCAAATTTTATCAAGTCTTTTCTCTGCTTGTTCTCTCGTTTTCATTCGTCAGATAGCCATCACTTCATGTAAAAATAAAAAAACATCCTCGAAAGAGACCCTCAAATCTGACCCGAGCAAAATTTAGACAAGCTCTTATCGGCAAATATATATTTTATTTATCTTACTCCCAAATAATCACTTTTATTAGAAAAACCCGACAATTCTTCCTGTTTAAACAAGCCACAAAAAAAACGCTCCGTTTTCGGAGCGTTTTTCTGTATATGCTGTAAATATTATTCAGCACTTTCTGCAGGAGCAGCTTCAGCAGCAGGAGTCTCTTCGACCGGAGCTTCTTCTGTCGCAGCCGCAGCAGCCTCTGCCTCAGCAGCAGCCTTTTCAGCTTTTTTCTTAGCGACAACCTCAGCAATAGCCTTATTAACTTCTTTTTCTGCTTCAAGGCGTTTCTTTGCATCAGCCTGTTTAGCATCGGCAAGCTTAGCCTTTATAGCTTCAACAGCATTTTGTTTGTTTTTCAACCAGGCTTGGAAACGGGTTTCAGCTTCTTCTAAAGAGAATGCACCTTTTTTGACACCGCCTAACAAGTGTTTTTTCATCAACACGCCTTGTGCAGACAAGATATTACGAGTTGTATCGGTGGGTTGAGCACCGGTTTGAAGCCAATACAAAGCTCTTTCGAAATCCAAATTTATTGTAGCAGGATTAGTGTTCGGATTATAAGAACCTATCCTTTCAATAAACTTACCATCACGTGGTGCCCTGCTATCGGCGATTACAATGTGATAGAACGGATAACCTTTACGACCGTGTCTCTGTAATCTAATTTTAGTTGCCATTTGAAATTTTTTAAATTGTTATTACTTGCATTAGCGGCGCAAAGGTACGTTAAATGTTTCAATATACAAAATATTTACTTTAAGAAACTTCCTTAATCCATAAAATTTACCTATTCTGAAAACAAATATACCTTTATTATATAAGAGTCGGTCGTACAAATGTACGACCGACTCTAAGCCTTCCAAATTTTTATTAGACTTTCTAAAAAACTTATGATCAATTTTACTCAGAAAGGCTCTAAAATCCCAAACAAAATTTAAAGTTCATCATCATACAGGAATACAAAAATGACATAAAATTGCAATGAAATTGTAGTAAAAAAGATAAAAATATATGCTATCTTTGTAAAATAAATGAACAGACTACGGGAAATAGTCTCTTGTCCAAATAAACCTTCGTTTAATTGGACAGTCTAAATAAAAGTTGTATATGGTAAATACAGAACTTTATCTTATTCATGCATAGATAATTGTTCTGAACAATTGAAGAATGTGTTTTAGATTTTAAAGGGATGATAAAAACGAACGATTGTTTGGATAGGATGAAAAAAATCAAAATACCTGTTCCTTTTGTTTCTCTTCCCCTTTTTTATTTAAACCCAAATTAAAATTTAAAAGTATTTTTATTTACTAACCAAAATAAAACGATTATGAAAAAAACTACTTTTTTTAAATCTCTATTAGTAACAGCACTCACTCTCTTCGGAAGTAAATCTTTCGCAGACAATTATGTGCAAATTACTTCAATGGATGAACTTACCACTGGATCTTATGTTGTTGTCGGTGGGACATCTTCTAATGCTATGTCTACTACCCAGTCAACAACAAAAAACCCTTATATGGAAATCGAAGCTGTAAGTATAGAGGGAGATAAAATTACCAACCCTGATGCATCTGTTATTTGGACAATCACAAAAGATAATGACGGGACTTTCTCTCTTTCAGCAAACGGACAATACATCAGTTCTAATGGTTCAGAGAATTCAGCCAAATTAATTGACGCTATCGCCAATACAGCAAAATACAACGTTACTATTAATGGAGGAAAATTTAAATTCAACAACATTGAACCTAACGAAAGATTTTTGCAATATAATGCTTCGGCCAAAAGATTTGCATGTTATAAAAGTACTTCTAATCAACAAGACCTGCAATTGTTTAAATTAGAAGTGATAGAAGAAAATACTACTGCTGTACCAAGCATCACTCCTCTTAGCGGTACATATTACACCGAACAAGAAGTTTCTATGACATGTGAAACTGCCGATGCAAAAATCTATTATACGACAAACGGTGATGTACCGACTGCAGAATCAACTCCTTACACTACACCGTTCAAAGTTTCTACTACTACGACCATCAAAGCAATCGCGATAGCCGACGGTTTAAAAGCAAGTAGTGTAAAAGAAGTGGTTTTAACTTTCCCAATCGCTACTGAAGTAGCTAACATCGCAGAATTCATGTCCACAGCAACTGAAGGGGACGCTGTTTACAAAATTACCGGTCCTGTAACTGTAGTTTATCAAAACGGCATAAACCTTTATATACAAGA contains:
- a CDS encoding carboxymuconolactone decarboxylase family protein, which gives rise to MRNKILYTFIALVINIPFIMAQEKIKQTAGRDQLGEFAPKFAELNDDVLFGEVWSRTDKLGLRDRSLVTITSLISQGITDNSLIFHLQSAKKNGITRTEIAEIITHIGFYAGWPKAWAAFNLAKEVWAKDSVGNDAKAKFQREMIFPIGEPNTAYAQYFIGNSYLAPISREQVNISNVTFEPRCRNNWHIHRATDGGGQMLIGVAGRGWYQEEGKPAVKILPGTIIHIPANVKHWHGAASDSWFAHLAFEIPGKDASNEWLEPVSDKEYEKLDRSE
- a CDS encoding ATP-binding protein; protein product: MRIKNKLTLGICILFAMILMLGTLAISSVYELDRNSRNIYDANNNSLNYARSMLVALEKIDSDPAALDVFIENFRLQEKNITETDELQATRILKEHLEEYQKNLDRKSIGKMRADLYRIMELNMISISHKNQMAEAAAENSLLWISVLFVFCILVSIGLLAYFPKYIVKPIKELIKGIQEVADQNYKKRLPTGLGVEFGGVAASFNKMAERLEEFHDSSISDILSGKKYIEAIVNSITEPIIGLNEEMQIVFVNEEALNLLHLKKGDLLYRSATEVALKNDLLRRLVKELVSPNEKQEPLKIYADNKESYFQAKYIPIRIVEAGENEQKNIGNIILLNNITEFKERDSAKTTLISTISHELKTPISAILMSLKLLEDNRVGELNDEQKQLSESIKENSNRLLSITGELLNMTQVETGRLQLMPKITKPIELIEYAIKANKVQADKFGCQIEVEYPEKISKLFVDSEKIAWVITNLLSNAIRYTPQNGRIIIGAKQEGDIVEIYVQDFGKGIDPRYHQSIFDRYFRVPGTKVQGSGLGLSISKDFVEAHNGTLTVDSELGKGSRFTLRFKV
- a CDS encoding sensor protein KdpD, which translates into the protein MDKEKSVQHFLDLIKQSRRGKFKIYIGMIAGVGKTYRMLQEAHQLLESGVDVQIGYVETHGRTDTDAQLKGLPVIPRRKIFYKGKELEEMDVEAIIRIRPEIVIVDELAHTNVEGSLNEKRWQDVLQLLDEGINVISAVNIQHIEALNDEIQRISGIEVKERIPDSVLEEADEVVNIDLTAEELLARLKAGKIYRSDKVEWALSHFFNADNILQLRELALKEVALRVAKKVEDEVVVGNVGVRHEKILVCISTNEKTPRKLIRKAARLAIHHNTQFSVLYVQTPKESADRIPLAVQRHLLNHFKLATELGGEVIQLQKSNVIDGIIETCANNHITKCCIGKPELSFFSAIFSIMNYKKLVDFLSTSNIDLIILA
- a CDS encoding TorF family putative porin — encoded protein: MKKFIIILLSVISPVVLKAQEENKGVSFNVQGDLVSSYIWRGMYQSGAAVQPTLGLQVAGFSLTAWGSVDFTGQGHKEADITAAYSIAGLTISVADLWWAGQSGIYNDRENGKNNYFNFDNHTTDHIFEAGLSYALPVEKFPLSISWYTMFAGGDRKTISDGSRVNAYSSYMEFGYPFTVKGVQLNAAVGCSPWRSEQYKNDDFAVTNVSLKATKEIHFNERFSLPVYTQVIWNPNREDVHFVFGITIR
- a CDS encoding K(+)-transporting ATPase subunit C → MKSIVWKSIKITLVFCVFFSLCYIFVLWAFAKVAGPGNGNAEVVTLDGKVVGAANVGQKFTKDIYFWGRPSAADYTADASAGSNKGPTNPEYLEEVEVRIDTFLVHHPYLKRNEVPAEMVTASGSGLDPHITPQSAEVQIKRVAKARGMQEDKVRKIVEENTEAPLLGLFGTAKVNVLKLNVALDQQNK